GATCGGCATTGTCCTTCGCCATCACCGCAATGGTCATCGGATACTCGGGTAAAATATCCACACTGACCACATTGTGCGGGATGAAGGAAATCGAGTCCACCGCCACCAGATTGCCATTGATGTAGAGCTTGAACCAATTGTCCGCGTAAACATTCGCCTTCACTGTGTCGGTGATGCGCGGCTTCGCAATGCGGGGACCTCGTTTTCTCTCCGGCCCCGGCTTTTGCTGCGCGACCACAAGGCCACCACTCAAGATCAGGAGACCACACATCGTAAGCTGTCTCATCTTCATACGAGACGTAACACCGCGAGTTCGACGAGGTTGCGGTGTCTTCCCATATGTCCTCATTTTTAAAGTGGCCCATCGCCCCCATGACTCTCCGCTAATCTTCGCGGAGGAGTTCGCGGGCTTACCTTTCAGTCAGATTGTTAAGAAAATAACCGTGACTTAGTTCGGCAGGGCATCCAGCGACTGCAAAATTTTTCTCACAATCGCCTCCCGCTTGAACAGGTCATCCATGCGCTTCGGGGTATCGATGTTGAGGGCAAAAAACACAGCGCCCGTGGGATGCTCGACCCAGCCGACCCACCAGCCGATGCTGCCGCTCCAGCCGGTTTTGGCGCGTAATATCCAATCGCGCCCGGCTTCATTGATCATCACATCCTTGACCAATCGCTGGGCATTGAGGCTCAGTGGCAGTTGGTTACGGTGCAGCTTTTGCAGAAACTCAATCTGCTCGACCGCTGAGACCCTCAAATTCCCCTCCACCCAGAACGGCGCCTTACCGGTGGGGTCGGCATTGCCGTAGTGGATCTTTTCCATGTAGGCCCGCTCACCGGCCTGACCGATCGCTTGCTCAAATGTCTGATACACCCAAACCACCGAATGCCGCATCGACGAGCGCAGCGTCTGGTCCTGGTTCCACGGTTCATAGAACCTCTTCTTGCCATCCCAGGGAATCACCTGAAATTCATCCTTCACCACCCCCGCATCAATCGCGAACATGGCATGCGGAATCTTGTAGGTGGACGCTGGGGAAAAACGGGTCGCCGCCCGCTTGCGATCATAGACAAAACTCCCGCGCGAATTCGCCCGTTCATCGACTACTACCATCGTTCCCTCAGCCTCAAACTCTGTGAAGACAGCCTTCCATTTGGGGCGGGAGACAAGCTTGTCTTCAGCTGCTGTGCAGAGGATAGGCAGGCAGGTTATTAATGCGGTTAGAGATAGGAATAATTTAGTCATTGGATTGAGTTCCTTGCTTCATTTCCTCCCGCGCAGCAGACAGCGCGGATGCAAATAAACCTGTTGGGACTGCGACAAATCCTAGACCGATCATCAAAACGATAAAGGTGAATATTTTCCCACCTACGGTGATCGGATAGATATCTCCATATCCCACCGTGGTCAGAGTCGCCACGGCCCACCAGAAGCTATGGAAGACCGATGCGAAGGTCTCAGGCTGGGCCTGGTTCTCGAAGTAATAGATTCCCACCGACGCTAAGTAAAACATGATCAGAGCTGTGAAGCCAAAGAGGATAAGCTCCTCGCGGGCGATCATGAATGCACGATGGTATCTCTGCATCGCAGAGCTATATCTCGCTAGCTTAAGTAGGCGAAACAGACGCAGGAGCCGAAATGCTCTGACCGAACGCAGATCAATTCCGGTAGCGACATAAAACGGCAGGATCGCAATAAGATCGACGATACCAAAGAAGGACCAAGCATAGAAACCACGCGGACGCGAAAGGCAAAGACGCAGTAAATATTCAACGGTGAATAGGACCACCGTGCCAATCTCGAATGCTCGCAACCAGCCCTGATGTTGACTCGTTAGATTGGGAAGCGTTTCCAGAGCGAAGGAGATCAAGGACAAGATGATCAGCCCTTGAATGATAAAATCGAATCGGCCGAAGCTCACGCGGCCATTTTCATCATGGGAAATCATATTTTTCAGGAGAGTTGATCTAGAACATTGTTAGAACTATCTTATCCGAAGACTTATCTACAGAAAAAATTCGAGAGTCTCTCGATTGTGCCACATGCAGTGTGATTGGATAACGGACATTCTTGTTCCTTGTTTGCTGAAGTTGCCCATGGACAGGAATGCGCTCGTCCGCTCGCGCTAGGCTACAACTCCCCGCATCGAAGGGTTTGCACCCTTCGTTTTCTAACGCTTCGTCCTGCTCTACCCCGACGAAGGGTGCAAACCCTTCGCTACGTAGGCTTCGCTTTTTTTCACTCACCTCGTTTTCTATGCCGGTAGACCAGTAGCCCTGCGAGAAAAACGGACGAAAACATGGCTGCCGCCAGGTAACAGGTCACCTGAATGGTCTGCGTGATCAGCATGGGTAAAGTGCTCGTGGGATACCAGCTTGCCGGATAGATTCCCCTGCCGCTCTTGTAAACAATGTATCCGGAACTGGCTGCGACCACTTCCGTAGCGAGAACCACAACGAACACACCGAGCAGAATCCGCCGGACACGAACCTTTGGCCATTCCCCACCCCGCGCAGCTGCGGCACAACAGAAGCCAAGCAGTAAGCCTGGCGAAAACGATGCTCCGAATGCATAAACGGCAGCCAGGGTGGTCGGGTCTTCGATCCCCAACAAGGGATCATGATAGATGGTAAAATGCTCGGGAGCGATCCGCACAATATATTGATCGTGGCACACAGCGTAGATGGCAACAATGAACCAGACCTGCAGAATCACGGCGTAGGTAAGCGATCGTTTTTCGCTCAACAAGGGCTGCAACATCAATCGGGGCATCATGATCTTCTCTCAAGATAAGACGTTTGCTCCGAGTGTAAACAACATGCTTCTCAGACCCACATTGCAAACATGACTCGCCAAGCAGAATGACACCGTCGCGGCATCCAAATTTTGAGGAAAGAGAGCATCGCTATGACATGCGCGGAACCTTGGAGAGCCCCGTAACGAAGGGTTTGCACCCTTCGTTTTCTAACGCTTCGTCCTGCTCTACCCCAACGAAGGGTGCAAACCCTTCGCTACCTGAACCATTCGCCGGTTCAACTTTGATCAATAACAGCACGGGTTACCTCACGCACACGACGCTTGATCGGCCTACTTTTTTTTCTTCTTCGGCACGTGCACCAGGCGTTGTTTGTCGGCTAGCAGGCGGGGCTTGAGGTCTTTTTTGTAGTCGACATCTTGCACGTTGACGCCGCGTTCCACGGCGATGCTGGCGGCGGTGCCGGCGCTTTGGCCGAGGATCATGAAGGTGGGTTCCATGCGGACCGATCCGAAGGCAATGTGCGAGGCGGAGAGGGCCATCGGGACTAACAGGTTCTTGGCTTCCGCCGCCTTGGGCACGATGGCGCCGTAGGAGATCGGGTATGGGTGCTTGATGTGCAGGCCGACGTCGCCCTCGTTTTGCACATAGCCGTCTTGGGTAACGTAGCGCTGGGTTTGGTGCGAGTCCATGGTGTAGACACCGAGGCCAACGCTATCGGTGACGTCGGTTTTGCTCAGGCAGTCGTGCTCGGTGACGACGTGCTGGCCGATCATCCGACGGGCTTCGCGGATATAGAGCTGGTGCGACCAGTTGCCGTTATCGACAAACTCGTCCTTCGGCAGTCCCCAGGTGGACATTTCCTTTCGCACCTCCTCCGGCACCCTGGGATCGTTGGCGAGGAAGTACATCATGCCTTTCTGATAGGTCTCGTGCTCCTTGATGATCTCGCGTCGGCGTTCATAGCTGGCTTCCGGGTAATCGTAGTTGGCTCCGATGTTATCGGTGCTGAACGGGCCGTGGTTATTCTGGTCCGTCTTCTTGTTAGGCATCAGGTCAAACTTGCGGAAGGTCTCGTCCCAGCCGCTTTCATAGACGCGGAGGATGAGCTCGTATTGCGTGGGATCGTAGCCCTCAGGTTTGGGAAATGGGATACGATTGTCCGGATCGTTGGTCAGGCAGGCGCGGAAACAGTAAGCCTGGATCTTGTTATCACCACTGCCGTTTTCGCTAGGGTCCTCGGCGCTGATGCGTTCGAGCAGGCCGCTTTTCGGATCGCCCGGGATTTTATACGGGCTGATTTTAGCGGTGAAAAAATGATCGTGGTCGCGGCGATCTTTTTGCACGCCGTTGGCCGTTTCACCGTAAGTGGCATTGCTTTCACGGCCGACGTGGTAGCTCACTCCGGCGGCGGCCATGAGGTCCCCCTCGTAAGTTCCGTCAATGAACACCTTGCCGACAAAGCGGTCGCCGGCCAAGGTCGTGATGGCGGTGATTTTCCCATCCTTCATCTCCACACCGTTCTCCCGATCGAGCCAGGCGTCGCGCAGGACTTGGATCTGATGTTTCGCCACAAAGTCGTCCATGATGCCCTCCGCCACGTGGGGCTCGAACACCCACATTGCCTTGTCGCCCGGGCGGTTGCGATTGTAGGGACGCTTGTTTTTCCGATACTCCTCGTGCGTCTCCTGACGCCAGGCCTCCGGCTTCTCGTAGTGCTGCTTCACCGCCTGATAGAACTCCAGCGACAGTCCACCGATGCCGGCGGCGTGACCGTTATCGGTCCAACCCAGACCACCACTGGTCAGCCCACCGAGATGTTTGTCCGGGCTCACAATGATCACTGTTTTCCCCATGCGTGCCGTCTGCACCCCGGCCATCACCGCTCCGGAGGTGCCGCCGTAAATAATCACATCGGCCTGATAATCCTTGGCCGTAGCTGGTGAAAAGGCGGCCACGAGCCATGGCAAAACCAACAAAGAGCTGCGCGAACAGAGCGCCCGTAACGATAGAAGGATTTTCATCAGGCCAGACTAACGGCCAAGGAGACGGAGTCAAAATCTCCGCGTGCCATAATCGACGGCGGGCGGTCGACCGGAATCAAGTCGCCATGCCTCCGCAGTCGTTCGCAGTCAGACATAGTCGTTTGCAGACGGTCGTGCCGATTCGTGCTGGTCCTGTGGGGAGCCATCCGTCTACCACCGAGAGAACCCCCAAGGCCTCTAGCGGTTCCATTTGCGCACCGGGGTGCGAGAAAACGGGAGCTCGAGCTGCTGCCACTGCGGGCCGCGGTCGTCGCCATGTTTCTCGCCACGCAACAAACAAAGGCCACGCTGGCAAACAGTTTTCAACACATCGACAACCGGAAACGAATCAAGGGTGAATTTATTCATGTGAACAGTGTTCATAAAAGTAGCCTCGTGGTCAAGAAAAGTTGTTAAAAACTAATCCATGCCTGCGGAATCATCGTGACGCGGTGACTTCTGCACACACGGAGTTTGTCCAGGCTTCGCTTGCCAAGAGATGAGGGGTCCAAGAGCTCGAGACTGACTCGGCACCACAGCGGGATCAAGGCTCCAGCTCCAAGGCATCGCCCTCCTTCGGCGCTCTGACAACGCGGTCGACCGTGTGTTTGGTCACCAGGTTGCCTTTCACAGCCCGACCTTTCAAGGCGAGCTCACCGAAGCTGAACAGGCGCGACAGGCTGCGAAGGCGGGGGACCGGCTTGAGGTGGACGAGCACGGTGTTCTCCTCACTCTCCTTCTCGGTATCGTGCACCGCGAGATAGAGCACGCGGGTGCCTTTGGTGCCCTTGGTGAGGTTGTATTCCTTGTCGCGGGTGACACCGCCGACTTTGAAGCGCTTGGCATAGACGGCGCCTTGGCGACCATCGCGGTAGATCATGGAGAAAATCTTCTCTTCCTCCTTGCGGAAAACGGCGATGTGCTGGAGGCGCTTGCCGACGAAGGCTTTGTCCGCGACCTTGGAAACGCGCATCACACCTTCGCCATCGATGGCGATGATGTCATCGATCTTGGAGCACTTCTCAACGCTCTCCTCCTTCTTCAATCCCCAGCCGGCAAAGCCGTCCTTGCGGTTGACGAAGAGCGTCTCGGTGGCGGCGACCACTTGCACGCGGTTGACCACGCCGAACTCGGTGATCTCGGTGCGGCGCTCGCGGCCTTTGCCGTATTTCTTGATCAGGTTCTTGAAGTAGGCGATGGCGTAGCGTGTGAGCTGGGCGAGGTGTTTCTCGACCTCGGCGATATCGTCTTCGAGGCCCTTAATGATTTCGTCCGCCTTGAAGCTATCGAACTTGGAGATGCGTTTGATTTTGATCTCTGTTAGGCGCACGATATCTTCCTCGGTGACTTCGCGGTGCAGCAGTGCCTTGAAGGGATCCAGTCCCTTGTCGATGGCCTCGATCACGGCTTCCCAGGTTTCACATTCCTCGATGTCGCGGTAGATGCGGTTCTCGATGAAAATGCGTTCCAGTGAGGAGAAGTGCCACTTTTCCTTGAGTTCGCCGAGTTTGATCTCGAGTTCGATCTTAAGCAGCTCCTTGGTCTGGAAAGCGCTCTGCTTGAGGATCTCGGTGACGCCCATGAAACGTGGTTTGCCATCGAAAATGACGCAGGCGTTTGGTGAGATGGAGACTTCACAGTCGGTAAAGGCGTAGAGTGAATCACGCGAGGTCTCAGGGTCCACGCCGGCGGGCAGGTGGATCAGGATATCGGCCTCGGCGGCGGTGTTGTCCTCGATCTTGGAAATCTTGATCTTCCCCTTCTCATTGGCCGCCACGATGTTGTCCATCAGGCTGCCGGTGGTGACACCGAAGGGCACCTGGGTGATGCGGAGGATGCGTTTTTTCTCAATCTTGATTTCGGCGCGCACCCGGATCTTACCACCGCGCAGGCCGTCGTTGTAATTGCTGGCATCCATGATACCGCCGGTGGGGAAATCCGGATAGAGCTCGAAGCTTTCCTTCCGCAGCGCGGAGATGCAGGCTTCTAACAACTCGATGAAGTTATGTGGCAGCATCTTGCAAGCGAGGCCCACGGCGATGCCTTCAACGCCCTGTGCTAACAGCAGCGGAAACTTCAGCGGCAGGGTGACGGGTTCCTTATTTCGTCCGTCGTAACTGCGGGTCCACTCGGTGGTCTTCGGGTTGAAGGCGACTTCGAGGGCGAAGGGTGTCAGGCGGGCTTCGATGTATCGTGGCGCGGCGGATTTATCACCTGTTAGAACGTTGCCCCAGTTTCCCTGGGTATCGATGAGCAGTTCCTTCTGGCCGAGTTGCACCATGGCATCGCCGATGGAGGTATCGCCGTGCGGGTGATACTTCATGGTGTTTCCCACCACGTTGGCCACCTTGTTATAGCGACCGTCCTCCAGCTCGCGCATGGAGTGTAAAATGCGGCGCTGCACCGGCTTCAGGCCATCACAGAGGTGGGGCACGGCGCGCTCCATGATCACGTAACTGGCGTAATCTATGAAATAGTCCTTGTACATCGTGCCCAGGCTTTGCTGCTCGCGGGCATCATCTCCAAACTCAGGGTCCGGGGTTAAATCTAGTTCATCCATGGGGAGAAAATCGTCAGAAAAAGGGTATCAGGGAGAGGGTGAAGGTATTTAAGCACCCTTAAACACCGATGCAAGCCTGGAAGTCAGACTGACAGGCGAGGCCCAACGCAACCAGCCGCGCGAGCCTCTGTCGCCCAGCTCAAGCGATCTGTCATCGAGCCGTCCCCCGTGTGCCTAGCGAACGCCGGCTTTGAGTTCCTTGAAGCGTTTGCGCATTTCCACAAGCACCTGCTGATGCTCAGGATCATTCACCAGATCGTTCTCCTCGTGAGGATCTTTCTGGATGTTGAACAGCTGCTCAACGTCCTGCTCGGGCCAGTAGAAATACTTGTAGTCCTTGCGCACAAGAGCCTCCGAAGCGGGGATGAAGCTGGCTTTTTGCAGCGTGGGATGTTCGTAGAAAAACTCGCTGCGCCATGGCTCCTTGACTCCACCCAGGTAGAGCGGTGCGATGTCGCGCCCCTGCATCCCTTTCGGAGCGTCGATGCCGGCGGCGGAGAGGATAGTCGGAGCGAGATCGACATTCAGGGTAAACTCTTCGTTAGTCTCTCCATTTTTGCTGTCGGCCATACGTGGGTCATCGATGATCAGTGGCACGCGGATACTTTCCTGATGCGGATACCACTTATCAGCGAGACCGTGTTCGGCGTGGTAGTAGCCGTTGTCGGTGGTGAAAATCACCAGGGTGTTCTCGCGCAGGCCACGCTTCTCGAGCTCGGCCAGGATGCGGCCGCAGGTGGAATCGACCTCGGTGGCGAGACGGTAGTAATTTTTCATCATCGTCTGGAATTTCTCCGGCGTATCAAAGCGCCAGTGCCAGCGGTTGCGGCCTTCGTTTTTCTCGTTAAAGAACTTCGGAAGTCGGTTCCACGACTCCTCGGTGGCATTCACCGGAACCGGGATCTTCACGTCCTTGTAGAGCTCCATGCTCTCGGGCTGCGGCAGAAACTGCTTCGGGTGTCCGTCCTGGGCGTGGGTGGCGAAGAAGGCGACGGTGAGACAGAACGGTTTGTCGTCGGGCATCTTGTCGAAGAACTCCAGGGCATCGCGCTCGTTGCGTTGGGTGACGTGGATTTTCTCGCCGGTCTCGGTTTCATACCAGTGCTTGCCGTGGTAGAAGCGGGCAAAATCGTAGTGTTTCTTCGGATACGGGCCGTTGTGCCATTTGCCGACGTGACCGAGGTAGTAGCCATTGTCTTTGAGCAGACCAGGGTAGGTTTCGTCCCAAGGTGTCTGGAAGGCTTTGAACCCCTTGCAGCCGTGGCGCGACATCCATTGGCCGGTGTAAATCGACGCCCGACTCACCCCGCAGATGGCGGTGGTGACGCAGTTCTGGGTGAAACGGTAACCCTGCCCGGCCAGACGGTCGATGTTCGGCGTTTTCACCACCGGATTTCCTGCCACGCCCAAGGTGTCGTGGCGCCAATCGTCAGCGTAGAGCACGAGGATGTTGAGCGGTTTGTCAGCGGCTGAGCCGATCGCGCTGAGCGTCAGGGATGCGGCGAGTGTGAGTAAGATTGATTTCATCATGAGATGCTGGTGAATGAGGTGACGGATCGAGCGGAACCAGATGCCTGCCGAGATCGAGATTCCCGTGCCTCGGACGGCCCTTGTTTAGCTAGTCAACAAGCAGATTACGACTCCTCGCCTGCAAAGATTACAGGCTAATTTTAATCCCATCTCTCTTGGCTCTTGATTCTTCGTCGGTTCGTCCTAAAGAAAACCCATGCGAATTCTCACCGGCCTTCAACCCAGCGGCAAGCTCCACATCGGCAATTACTTCGGCGCCATGCAGCCCGCGGTCCAACTTCAGGACCAGGGGGACGCCTTTTATTTCATCGCCGACTACCACGCCATGACCACCATGGAAAATGCCGCCACCCATCGCGAGAACGTCAAGAACCTAGCGATCGACTTCCTCGCTTGCGGCCTGGATCCGGAAAAAGCCACCATCTTCCGCCAGTCCGATGTGCCGGAGGTGAACGAGCTCGCCTGGATCCTCTCCACCGTCTGCCCGATGGGCCTGCTCGAGCGCGCGCACTCTTACAAAGACAAAGTCGCCAAAGGCTTCGATGCCAACCACGCCCTGTTCGCCTATCCGGCGCTGATGGCCGCTGATATCCTGCTCTACGATGCCGAGCTGGTGCCGGTGGGCAAGGACCAGAAACAGCACCTCGAAATCACCCGCGACCTCGCCGGCAAGATCAACGATCGCTTTGGCGAAGGCACCCTCGTCGTCCCCGAAGTCCAGATCAAGGAGAACACCGCCGTGGTGCCCGGACTCGATGGTCAGAAGATGTCGAAAAGCTACCACAACACCCTGCCGATCTGCCCGCCGGACACCATGACCCAGAAGCAGGTGCGCAAGCTGGTGATGAAGGTGAAAACCGATTCCACTCCTGTCGAAGACCCCAAACCCACCGAAGGATCCATCGTGATCGACCTCTACAAACTCTTCGCGTCTGAAGCCGACGTGGAAAAAATGATCGCCGACCACCAAGCCGGCGGTATTGGCTACGGCGACTTCAAACAGCGCCTGTTCGATGCCTATTGGGAATACTTCGCGCCCATTCGTGCAAAACGTGCCGAGCTGGAAAATAACCTCGACTACGTCAACCAAGTCATCGCTCAAGGGGCGGAAAAAGCCCGTGCGGAGTCCACCAAGGTGCTCGACCGCGTGCGCAAGGCGGTGGGACTGCGCTAGCGAGCGGCAAGCATCAGCCATTCCTCGACGCCTAAGCAAGCCATTCTCCCCCACCGGCTGTGAGCAAGTCATCCAAGAAAGATAAAAAAGGCTGCGGCCTGCTTGGCTTTGCCATCTTCTGGACGCTGTTCAGCTCCATCTTTCTGGTCCTCGGCATCAAGTCCACCTACGATGCCATCCATCGCAGCCAGTGGCCCGAGGTCGACTGCACGGTCACCCATTTTCGCGTCAGCACGCGGAGTAGCGACGATCCACCGTTCCAGCCGAAAGCCCGCTTCACTTACGAGTGGCAAGGCCAGAGCTACACCGGCGACCAAGTCTGGGCGAAAAAGAAGGGCGAGGAGGATTACGAAGACCTCGCCGAGCTGATCGAACAGCACCACGCAGGTGAGCTGGATCGCTGTTATGTCAATCCAGACGACCCCAGCGAAGCTGTTCTGTTAGCCAAAGGAGATGATCTTTGGGGCGGCATCATCTTTGCTCTGGTAGGTGGGCTTTTTGTCGCCATTGGGATCGGCCTGATCTTTACCGATCGCATGGCAAAGAAACAAGAAAGCGCCGCCCTATCGTCGAAAAAGACCAAGAACAATGACGCCCCCCTGACGATCCTGGTGCCTTTTTTCAGCCTCTTCGGACTGGCAGGTTTGGGGATCTTTTTCTTCCTCGTGGTCCCTTCCGCGAAGAAATACATCGATGCCCAAGGCTGGGTGGAAACACCGGCCAAAGTCATCTGGAGTCGTGTGCGCTCGCATAGCAGTGACGATGGCACCACCTACAGCGTGGATATTTTTTACCGCTACAACTTTGATGGTCGGGTTTACAAATCGAACAACGAAGGCATCATGTCCGGCAGCTCCAGCAGTGGACGCTCGAGCAAGGCGGCCAAGGTTAAGGAACACCCGCCGGGGAAAGAAATTACCTGTTATGTGAACCCCGAGAAACCCTGGCAGGCGATGCTTTCGCGCGAGCTTGGTTGGTCGGCCCTCTTCGCCCTCTTTCCCCTCCCCTTCATTGCCGTCGGCGTGGGTGGCTTGTGGTATACCCTGCGCAAACATGCTCGGGAAAAGGGCGCCTCTAACCAGTCATCGCCCTACCGGAAAAAGAGCCGGAACATCCGCCACCGGGTCGCCCTCCGGGATGCGGGTGGTGCCGGTGAGAGTTCCGCAAGCCGCCCCGACCCGCTGACATTCAGCCCGGCGAGTAGTCGGCGAAAATCCTTCCTCGGCGTGCTCGTCTTTGCTCTCTTCTGGAACGGACTGGTTTCTGTCTTTGTCACCATTGCCGTCAAGTCCTGGCTGCGTGACGATCCTGAATGGTTCCTGACGATCTTCATCATCCCCTTTGTCTTGGTCGGCTTGGGAGCCTTGATTTACTGCTTCACGCGTTTCCTCGCGATGTTCAGCCCAGCCGCCTCACTCCTGCTCAAACCCGGCGCTGTGCCGCTGGGAGGTCAGGCCACTGTCACCTGGAAACTCAAGGGCAACGCCGATCGCATTCAGCACTACGCCATCTACTTGGTGGGTGAGGAAGAGGCGCAGTATCAGCGAGGCACCGATACCGTGACCGCTCACGAAACCTTCTACGAAGAAGAATTGTTAGAAACCAAAGACCCGCGCAAGATTCGCCGCGGCACGGTGGAAATCGATCTTTCGAAGCAACGCGACATCATGCCCAGTTGGAAGGGCGCTCACAACCGCATCAAGTGGTCGCTCCAAGTTCGCGGCAAGCTCTCACTCTGGCCAGACATCA
This window of the Oceaniferula flava genome carries:
- the blaOXA gene encoding class D beta-lactamase — protein: MTKLFLSLTALITCLPILCTAAEDKLVSRPKWKAVFTEFEAEGTMVVVDERANSRGSFVYDRKRAATRFSPASTYKIPHAMFAIDAGVVKDEFQVIPWDGKKRFYEPWNQDQTLRSSMRHSVVWVYQTFEQAIGQAGERAYMEKIHYGNADPTGKAPFWVEGNLRVSAVEQIEFLQKLHRNQLPLSLNAQRLVKDVMINEAGRDWILRAKTGWSGSIGWWVGWVEHPTGAVFFALNIDTPKRMDDLFKREAIVRKILQSLDALPN
- a CDS encoding ion transporter, with the translated sequence MISHDENGRVSFGRFDFIIQGLIILSLISFALETLPNLTSQHQGWLRAFEIGTVVLFTVEYLLRLCLSRPRGFYAWSFFGIVDLIAILPFYVATGIDLRSVRAFRLLRLFRLLKLARYSSAMQRYHRAFMIAREELILFGFTALIMFYLASVGIYYFENQAQPETFASVFHSFWWAVATLTTVGYGDIYPITVGGKIFTFIVLMIGLGFVAVPTGLFASALSAAREEMKQGTQSND
- a CDS encoding FAD-dependent oxidoreductase, whose product is MKILLSLRALCSRSSLLVLPWLVAAFSPATAKDYQADVIIYGGTSGAVMAGVQTARMGKTVIIVSPDKHLGGLTSGGLGWTDNGHAAGIGGLSLEFYQAVKQHYEKPEAWRQETHEEYRKNKRPYNRNRPGDKAMWVFEPHVAEGIMDDFVAKHQIQVLRDAWLDRENGVEMKDGKITAITTLAGDRFVGKVFIDGTYEGDLMAAAGVSYHVGRESNATYGETANGVQKDRRDHDHFFTAKISPYKIPGDPKSGLLERISAEDPSENGSGDNKIQAYCFRACLTNDPDNRIPFPKPEGYDPTQYELILRVYESGWDETFRKFDLMPNKKTDQNNHGPFSTDNIGANYDYPEASYERRREIIKEHETYQKGMMYFLANDPRVPEEVRKEMSTWGLPKDEFVDNGNWSHQLYIREARRMIGQHVVTEHDCLSKTDVTDSVGLGVYTMDSHQTQRYVTQDGYVQNEGDVGLHIKHPYPISYGAIVPKAAEAKNLLVPMALSASHIAFGSVRMEPTFMILGQSAGTAASIAVERGVNVQDVDYKKDLKPRLLADKQRLVHVPKKKKK
- a CDS encoding DNA gyrase/topoisomerase IV subunit A, whose translation is MDELDLTPDPEFGDDAREQQSLGTMYKDYFIDYASYVIMERAVPHLCDGLKPVQRRILHSMRELEDGRYNKVANVVGNTMKYHPHGDTSIGDAMVQLGQKELLIDTQGNWGNVLTGDKSAAPRYIEARLTPFALEVAFNPKTTEWTRSYDGRNKEPVTLPLKFPLLLAQGVEGIAVGLACKMLPHNFIELLEACISALRKESFELYPDFPTGGIMDASNYNDGLRGGKIRVRAEIKIEKKRILRITQVPFGVTTGSLMDNIVAANEKGKIKISKIEDNTAAEADILIHLPAGVDPETSRDSLYAFTDCEVSISPNACVIFDGKPRFMGVTEILKQSAFQTKELLKIELEIKLGELKEKWHFSSLERIFIENRIYRDIEECETWEAVIEAIDKGLDPFKALLHREVTEEDIVRLTEIKIKRISKFDSFKADEIIKGLEDDIAEVEKHLAQLTRYAIAYFKNLIKKYGKGRERRTEITEFGVVNRVQVVAATETLFVNRKDGFAGWGLKKEESVEKCSKIDDIIAIDGEGVMRVSKVADKAFVGKRLQHIAVFRKEEEKIFSMIYRDGRQGAVYAKRFKVGGVTRDKEYNLTKGTKGTRVLYLAVHDTEKESEENTVLVHLKPVPRLRSLSRLFSFGELALKGRAVKGNLVTKHTVDRVVRAPKEGDALELEP
- a CDS encoding sulfatase family protein, which produces MKSILLTLAASLTLSAIGSAADKPLNILVLYADDWRHDTLGVAGNPVVKTPNIDRLAGQGYRFTQNCVTTAICGVSRASIYTGQWMSRHGCKGFKAFQTPWDETYPGLLKDNGYYLGHVGKWHNGPYPKKHYDFARFYHGKHWYETETGEKIHVTQRNERDALEFFDKMPDDKPFCLTVAFFATHAQDGHPKQFLPQPESMELYKDVKIPVPVNATEESWNRLPKFFNEKNEGRNRWHWRFDTPEKFQTMMKNYYRLATEVDSTCGRILAELEKRGLRENTLVIFTTDNGYYHAEHGLADKWYPHQESIRVPLIIDDPRMADSKNGETNEEFTLNVDLAPTILSAAGIDAPKGMQGRDIAPLYLGGVKEPWRSEFFYEHPTLQKASFIPASEALVRKDYKYFYWPEQDVEQLFNIQKDPHEENDLVNDPEHQQVLVEMRKRFKELKAGVR
- the trpS gene encoding tryptophan--tRNA ligase — its product is MRILTGLQPSGKLHIGNYFGAMQPAVQLQDQGDAFYFIADYHAMTTMENAATHRENVKNLAIDFLACGLDPEKATIFRQSDVPEVNELAWILSTVCPMGLLERAHSYKDKVAKGFDANHALFAYPALMAADILLYDAELVPVGKDQKQHLEITRDLAGKINDRFGEGTLVVPEVQIKENTAVVPGLDGQKMSKSYHNTLPICPPDTMTQKQVRKLVMKVKTDSTPVEDPKPTEGSIVIDLYKLFASEADVEKMIADHQAGGIGYGDFKQRLFDAYWEYFAPIRAKRAELENNLDYVNQVIAQGAEKARAESTKVLDRVRKAVGLR
- a CDS encoding DUF3592 domain-containing protein, translated to MSKSSKKDKKGCGLLGFAIFWTLFSSIFLVLGIKSTYDAIHRSQWPEVDCTVTHFRVSTRSSDDPPFQPKARFTYEWQGQSYTGDQVWAKKKGEEDYEDLAELIEQHHAGELDRCYVNPDDPSEAVLLAKGDDLWGGIIFALVGGLFVAIGIGLIFTDRMAKKQESAALSSKKTKNNDAPLTILVPFFSLFGLAGLGIFFFLVVPSAKKYIDAQGWVETPAKVIWSRVRSHSSDDGTTYSVDIFYRYNFDGRVYKSNNEGIMSGSSSSGRSSKAAKVKEHPPGKEITCYVNPEKPWQAMLSRELGWSALFALFPLPFIAVGVGGLWYTLRKHAREKGASNQSSPYRKKSRNIRHRVALRDAGGAGESSASRPDPLTFSPASSRRKSFLGVLVFALFWNGLVSVFVTIAVKSWLRDDPEWFLTIFIIPFVLVGLGALIYCFTRFLAMFSPAASLLLKPGAVPLGGQATVTWKLKGNADRIQHYAIYLVGEEEAQYQRGTDTVTAHETFYEEELLETKDPRKIRRGTVEIDLSKQRDIMPSWKGAHNRIKWSLQVRGKLSLWPDIKDRYDIDVLPLDISTPS